A window of the Branchiostoma lanceolatum isolate klBraLanc5 chromosome 13, klBraLanc5.hap2, whole genome shotgun sequence genome harbors these coding sequences:
- the LOC136447464 gene encoding E3 ubiquitin-protein ligase Zswim2-like, giving the protein MAQSAPYQRVVSDAASWRQDQALNATIYILREIGPTGFLLKEEGEAKKFKVLLGDPHTCTCPVFSKEKDTCKHICWVLLRKFRVARTNPVSFQLGLVEREINELLRGLHQPQQEVQRATDRRKDQQTDTTGDGRTRLQQKPITEEDICPICQEEFLRKRDPVTYCKYSCGQSIHIKCMKVWADHQQTTGQTEIKCPFCRQDFGPIQEIKEEFKNAAGRQPVIGLNKHLGVECKNCSMRPIEGKCYKCIVCIDYHLCQNCFSGTQTHKEHSFQFRQKSTQRWRPAQRGGGQALPSAVINNMLSRDLTNEDYELLSLLESSTSNESGTVPEPVVNSLPVEIVRQKSPLLAPGQQCRVCLRGFTVGQHLRRLPCKHKFHKDCIDQWLLHQRATCPIDGMMVYDPANPLDSIHRNQGRRVAKATDKRKPNPDATDRDTGMELVVPGIGVVVHGRGQGFVPPEMRRHGRGQRSGSHVSGGGNDQFSEGFTLSGKGIAPSSQSHNDEFAAISAVQTSNTTPTLGPVIIDRTLVPPSIPNIHNISGGGLDATRNSPSWKPPSGFFTPVSNRNNSGNSRSRSQARRSPFQVQRARTLSSGRPRATSQEKLGQGQRVEGRGHESQERSNSGEARNRASGRAAYHGRTLMRQRSKDRGHGSQERSSSGEARKLSSGNLESTLRHAEAALDSLTIGGRRNSGTDGVGTTSVVLDSVKGKGQVHRDVLGITNNMRQQRGENHQENLGGSSGDLLLAGTRFNTPSTED; this is encoded by the exons ATGGCACAGAGTGCACCGTACCAGCGTGTGGTGAGCGACGCGGCGAGCTGGCGACAGGACCAGGCGCTGAACGCCACCATCTACATCCTCAGGGAGATCGGACCCACCGGGTTCCTACTcaaggaggagggggaggcCAAGAAGTTTAAG GTTCTACTTGGAGACCCCCATACCTGCACCTGTCCGGTTTTCTCCAAGGAAAAAGACACCTGTAAACACATCTGCTG GGTTCTTTTGAGGAAGTTCAGAGTAGCAAGGACCAACCCAG TGTCCTTCCAACTGGGTCTGGTAGAACGTGAGATAAACGAGTTACTGCGAGGACTCCACCAGCCTCAGCAGGAGGTACAGAGAGCTACTGACAGGAGGAAGGACCAGCAGACAGACACTACAGGGGACGGGAGGACCAGACTGCAGCAGAAACCCATCACTGAGGAGGACATCTGTCCTATCTGTCAGGAGGAGTTCTTAAGGAAGAGAGACCCTGTCACGTACTGCAA gTACAGTTGTGGTCAGAGCATTCACATCAAGTGCATGAAGGTTTGGGCGGACCACCAGCAGACGACAGGACAGACGGAGATCAAATGTCCCTTCTGCAGACAGGACTTTGGACCCATTCAGGAGATCAA GGAAGAATTTAAGAATGCTGCCGGTCGCCAACCCGTCATTGGTCTGAACAAACACCTAGGTGTGGAGTGCAAGAACTGCAGTATGAGACCGATTGAGGGGAAGTGTTACAA GTGTATTGTGTGTATTGACTACCACCTGTGCCAAAACTGCTTCTCAGGAACTCAGACGCACAAGGAGCATTCCTTCCAGTTCAGACAG AAGAGCACCCAAAGATGGCGGCCGGCAcagcggggaggggggcaggcccTGCCGTCAGCTGTCATCAACAACATGCTCTCCCGGGACCTGACCAACGAGGACTATGAACTACTCTCCTTGCTGGAAAG TTCAACATCCAATGAGAGTGGCACAGTACCAGAGCCAGTGGTAAACTCCCTGCCAGTAgagatagtcagacagaagagCCCCCTACTGGCCCCAGGGCAGCAGTGCAGGGTCTGCTTGAGGGGTTTTACTGTAGGACAACACTTGAGGAGGCTGCCATGCAAACACAAG TTTCACAAAGATTGCATCGACCAATGGCTGCTTCACCAGCGTGCGACCTGTCCGATAGATGGCATGATGGTCTACGACCCCGCAAACCCGCTGGATTCCATTCATCGTAACCAGGGTCGACGGGTTGCCAAGGCAACGGACAAACGCAAGCCTAACCCAGATGCCACTGACAGGGACACAGGCATGGAATTGGTGGTGCCTGGTATAGGGGTCGTAGTTCATGGGAGAGGTCAAGGGTTCGTGCCCCCTGAGATGAGGAGGCatgggagaggtcagaggtcaggcaGCCATGTTTCTGGTGGTGGAAATGATCAGTTTTCTGAGGGATTTACTCTGAGTGGAAAAGGAATTGCACCAAGCTCTCAAAG CCATAACGACGAGTTTGCTGCAATATCAGCTGTACAGACATCCAACACTACTCCAACCTTAGGCCCAGTGATCATAGATCGTACACTCGTTCCTCCGTCCATACCCAACATTCACAACATCAGCGGGGGTGGGTTGGACGCCACGAGAAACTCTCCATCATGGAAACCTCCGAGCGGATTCTTTACTCCGGTCTCAAACCGCAATAATTCTGGCAACAGCAGAAGTCGTAGTCAAGCAAGGAGGTCGCCATTCCAAGTTCAAAGGGCAAGGACCCTGAGTAGTGGAAGGCCAAGGGCAACTTCTCAAGAAAAACTTGGGCAGGGTCAAAGGGTAGAGGGTAGAGGTCATGAGTCACAGGAGAGGTCAAATTCTGGAGAAGCCAGAAACAGGGCAAGTGGAAGGGCAGCATACCATGGAAGGACTTTGATGAGGCAAAGGTCAAAGGATAGAGGTCATGGGTCACAGGAGAGGTCAAGTTCAGGAGAAGCCAGAAAATTGTCAAGTGGAAATTTGGAGTCAACTTTAAGGCATGCAGAAGCTGCATTGGACTCTCTCACTATTGGTGGAAGAAGAAACTCAGGGACAGATGGTGTTGGGACAACTTCCGTTGTGTTAGATTCGGTGAAGGGCAAGGGTCAAGTTCATCGGGATGTGCTGGGCATCACTAACAACATGAGGCAGCAGAGGGGAGAGAATCATCAGGAGAACCTTGGTGGTAGCTCAGGGGACTTGTTACTTGCTGGAACACGTTTTAACACCCCAAGTACAGAGGACTGA